The segment TCAGATAACGTTCCCGGACTACGATTTCCAATTAAGTAGCCGATGTATTCATCACTCTTGCTACGAAAATCGACCATATTGTTTTTGATGCTAAATTCGATTTGCAATGCTTTTTGTGGCTGAGAGGGAACATAGTGGATCACAATCCCCTTTTCTTTATCCGTCACTGCGGGGATCGTAACCGCTGGTACTGACGCATTAAAATTAGGAATACGTCCAAAGGTTTCATTGGCAATTTTCGCTAATTGTTCAATAGATTGGTCACCATACAATACGCCATTCATTAAGTTTGCTGAGTAATAACGTTTGTAGAAACTCACTAACTCATCTTGGAGCTTGCTATTGGGTTTGTCCTTCAACGTTTCCAGATTTCCACCTGCAAAGCGAGAGTTTGGATGTGCAGGGTTTAGCGTTTCAGAACGAATTTGCCAAATACGCATACCATCACGAGCACGAGCCATGGTGAGTTCTGCATTGACAGCATTACGTTCTTTGTCTGCATTCACGGGGTCAAGTAACGGCTCAGCGAGCGCATCCGCTAGTCTATCAGTAGCAGCCTCAAGAGCTCCATTTTCAACTTCAAAATAGTAGGCGGTGCGATGTGGTGCCGTACTGGCGTTATGGCTTCCGCCGTGTTTTTGTAAAAACTCAGAGAAGCTACTTGGCTCAGGGTATTTTTTAGAACCCATTAACACCATGTGTTCTAAGTAATGAGCAAGCCCTAACTGGCTATTCGGGTTTTCAATACTCCCTACGGGTAATGCAACTGCCGCTAACGACTTAGTTGCTTTAGGGTCTGAAACCAGTAAAACAGTCATATCGTTATTAAGTTTGATTGCTTTATATTCTCGCGGATCACTGACGCTTTTATTGATAGTCTCTGGCAAAACTTGCCAAAGTGGCTGCGCAGCAATGGCACTACCGACAAACAGTAGTGATAACAAGAATAAATGAGCGATATGTTTCGATAATCGTAACATTCTTAGATGCTCTCCCTTATTTTAAGTACTCTGCCATCGGCAGTAAGAAGCGCCGAGTATTACTCAGCAGCGATTCAATCAATGAACTATTTATGCTTCTGCAAGCTCTCAATACATAATCATCTTCCATTTCACCCACTTTCATTTGGCTTCCTTGTAGGCTTTGCAGTAGCGCCGATAACGCCTTTTGCTGCACATCTTCCGACATAAAGTCATATTCCTTTGTTTTTTTATCAAAACACGCCGAAATCCAATTCCAACCACTCTGGTTTAGCAGAATTAGTGGTGTATTCATTCCTTCACAATACCCTTCAATAAGCGTATTCAAGTGTACTTTTGCATACTCTGAGGATATGGCAGAAAAATGCCAAACACTGTTTTCTCGCCCTAATGCGATGCTTTCACCTTCACGAACAAACGCATTAAAAAACAAATGTTCTATCCATAATTGCACGCCATCATTGGCAGTAAGATAAGCAGGTCGATAACGCAATATTCCTGACTCGTGAACATTTCGCAATAAACCTGTAATTTTGATCTCATGTATTTCACACTCAATCGGATAATCGACACGTCGATCGCCGTACTCTTTCACTTTTTCAGCTAATGGAGCAATATCATTCAATTGCTTCTCCCAAAATAGCTGGCCAAATTGTTTGGCGGGTAATTGCCCTGAGGCTTTTAATGCATGATAAAGGGGATTTGGGTCTTCATCTTTGACTAACAAATCTAGCACTTGGTCATTGATTTTATAGCGTTGCAATCCCCCCAATACAAATGGCTCTTCCTCTGGAAGTTCAGTCTCTTCAATTGAAAAATGCACTTTTAAGCGTTGTTGAAAAAAGCCACGTATAGGGTGTCGATAAAAACGTAAAATCTGTTCTAACGATAACTCTGTAATAGGTTCTCGTTGTTCTAATACTGACGTAAACGACTTAGCCGCTTGCTCTACGCTTTTTGCGGCTGGCAGCCACTCTTGTGCAAAGCTTTGATAAAGCGTGTTAGGGATAAAGTTTTCTTTCGCAAATGGCACTCGATTATGCTCAGTGACTAAATACTGTTTTAGCCGCAGTGAACTTTCATCGATATTCAATGATTGATCGCCCTGTAAGCAGAAACTCTGACAGATATACTCCAATAATTCAGTGACTAGCACCGATGGATTGCACTCTTGGTTATCTCGAATTGAACGTCCAATGTAGCTAATATAGAGTCGCTTCGTCGCTGAATTTAATGCTTCTAAGAATAGATATCGGTCATCATCACGGCGCTTTCTATCCCCTCGCTGGACTTTTTCTGCCATTAAATCAAACCCGAGGGGCGGTACATTACGTGGATATGCACCATCGTTCATACCCAGTAAACAAACTACTTTAAACGGTACAGAACGCATTGGCATTAGCGTGCAGAAATTCACTGCGCCAGCAAGAAAACGCTGGCTGATTTTTTCGTCGTCAAAGCAAACCGATAGCTCGTCACGAATTAAACGTAATGGGATGGCTTCTTGGTAATTGGCAGTCAGGGCATTTTCAATAATTTTATGCCATTGTGTCGTGAGTAAGGTTAAGACGATTTCAGTTTCACTATCGACTTTGAAGCAGCTATCAATTAATTGCTGGCAGATCTCCTTCCACTCATCGAGTGTACGTTCTTGCTCTAAGCGTGTTCGCCATTCTCTAAGTGTATCGATGAGTAATGCTAATTTACCTGCCAATTGAGCTGCGAGCCCACTGCATTCATCATACGGAAGCACGCCATTCCAAGGGCCATTACGGCTATCCATCGCATAGCCAAGTAACATTCGGCTTAAACCAAACTGCCACGTATTTTGCCCAATAACGGGTAAAGATAGTGATCGTACGTTATCGTCATCAAGCCCCCAACGAATACCGGATTCATTGACCCAGCGCCTTAATAAACTCAGTTCACTTTCATCAATATCAAAACGCGCGGCAAACGCTGAAACTTCTAATAACGCCAGTACTTGCTCCGTTGAAAAGCGGCTTTGAGGCAAATCCAATAACATAATAAAAGCTTGTAAGATTGGATGGGCTTGTAGTGCCTTTCTATCTGAAATAGAGAATGGAATATAGTGTGATGAGCTAGTGTTACCGAACACAGCTTGAATATAAGGCGCATAACTGTCGATGTCAGCGACCATGACAATCACATCACGGGGGGTTAATGTAGGATCTTCTTCAAATAGAGCCAATAAGCGATCCTGCAAAACTTCAACTTCACGCTGAGCACTATGACATGAATGAAATGTCACAGATTGATCGCTTGGATGGAGTGAGCGCTTCAGTGAGCTACTTTCATACTCATCTAATGTCACGCCTAGCTGTGCGTGATTTTCAAGATCGAGAATATCTTGCTGTAAATTTTCGAGAAGGTTATTTCGCCCATTATCAACAAAGGCAGAGACTTCATTGGCGGCTTCAATTTGAGAAATAAAATATAAGTTATCCCGACCAAGCTTGCCCCACGATGCTAACAGTGGGTTTGCTAAATTTTGTTCACCTTCAGCATTAAATAAGTTGATAGCGTGCTCATCAATTTTAAAACGGGAAATTTCGTGCTTATCCAAATAGTGGCGCAATTTTCGTTGCTGTAATCGCGCTAAAAAGGCACTGCTTTGAATGTCTCCCCAGTAATAGCGACATGGATTGGTAAACATTAAATGGATATCTGAGTGTTCGGCAATTGCATTAAGCGCTTGTAAATACACAGGCGGCAACGAGGAAATACCACAAATAAATAGGCGCGATGGTAAATTTTTAGCTAACTCTGGCGATACTTTAAGCTTATCGATAAAACTCTGATATAGGTTTGCTCGATGCCAAGGCGATTGACCCAGCTGCTCTGTATATTCCACCAAACATAGCCATAATCTTTTTTGCCACAATTGATTTTCACTGAGCCCATCAATCAACTCATTACGTTGCCACAGAGCAATCCACTCCGGTCGGTAAACCAAATATTGGTCAAATAAATCGGCAATACGCCCTGATAATTGGTGCAATTTACGCTTGTCTGAATCGTCTTGCAGATAGTGACGTAGAGGCTCAAACTCAGCTTCATTAATGACATTGGGTAAAATTGTCATTAACTTCCATGTCATCGCTTGTTTAGTGTAAGCGCTCTCTTTAGGAATATCTGGAAGTACTCGACGGAACATATCCCAGATAAACGTAGCAGGTAATGGGTAGTTAATATTGGCGGCTATTCCAAAGCGTTTAGCAAGCTCTATCTGTAGCCATTGAGACATACCGGGGCTTTGTACTAATACAATTTCTTGCTCAAAAGGATGAGATAGCGGGTCATTCTCCATTAAGTGTGCAATTAGCTCTTTGAGTAGATCTAATT is part of the Providencia zhijiangensis genome and harbors:
- the recC gene encoding exodeoxyribonuclease V subunit gamma; this encodes MFQVYHSNQLDLLKELIAHLMENDPLSHPFEQEIVLVQSPGMSQWLQIELAKRFGIAANINYPLPATFIWDMFRRVLPDIPKESAYTKQAMTWKLMTILPNVINEAEFEPLRHYLQDDSDKRKLHQLSGRIADLFDQYLVYRPEWIALWQRNELIDGLSENQLWQKRLWLCLVEYTEQLGQSPWHRANLYQSFIDKLKVSPELAKNLPSRLFICGISSLPPVYLQALNAIAEHSDIHLMFTNPCRYYWGDIQSSAFLARLQQRKLRHYLDKHEISRFKIDEHAINLFNAEGEQNLANPLLASWGKLGRDNLYFISQIEAANEVSAFVDNGRNNLLENLQQDILDLENHAQLGVTLDEYESSSLKRSLHPSDQSVTFHSCHSAQREVEVLQDRLLALFEEDPTLTPRDVIVMVADIDSYAPYIQAVFGNTSSSHYIPFSISDRKALQAHPILQAFIMLLDLPQSRFSTEQVLALLEVSAFAARFDIDESELSLLRRWVNESGIRWGLDDDNVRSLSLPVIGQNTWQFGLSRMLLGYAMDSRNGPWNGVLPYDECSGLAAQLAGKLALLIDTLREWRTRLEQERTLDEWKEICQQLIDSCFKVDSETEIVLTLLTTQWHKIIENALTANYQEAIPLRLIRDELSVCFDDEKISQRFLAGAVNFCTLMPMRSVPFKVVCLLGMNDGAYPRNVPPLGFDLMAEKVQRGDRKRRDDDRYLFLEALNSATKRLYISYIGRSIRDNQECNPSVLVTELLEYICQSFCLQGDQSLNIDESSLRLKQYLVTEHNRVPFAKENFIPNTLYQSFAQEWLPAAKSVEQAAKSFTSVLEQREPITELSLEQILRFYRHPIRGFFQQRLKVHFSIEETELPEEEPFVLGGLQRYKINDQVLDLLVKDEDPNPLYHALKASGQLPAKQFGQLFWEKQLNDIAPLAEKVKEYGDRRVDYPIECEIHEIKITGLLRNVHESGILRYRPAYLTANDGVQLWIEHLFFNAFVREGESIALGRENSVWHFSAISSEYAKVHLNTLIEGYCEGMNTPLILLNQSGWNWISACFDKKTKEYDFMSEDVQQKALSALLQSLQGSQMKVGEMEDDYVLRACRSINSSLIESLLSNTRRFLLPMAEYLK